A window of Amaranthus tricolor cultivar Red isolate AtriRed21 chromosome 8, ASM2621246v1, whole genome shotgun sequence genomic DNA:
TTtcactttatcctatttttttcatttttgttaatataaattattaatataaattgcaATCTTTGAAACTCAGTCAAATTAAATATTGCGAGTAAAACCCTAGAGAATGTAAGAAACATTAATGAGAGATCCATGCATTATGATAGTAACCTCGTCACACGTTTAAATATCATCCACGTCTCATTTCCATTAGAATATTTAACGCTAGTTATGAGGAGTGTTTTGTGGTGCATCAATGCTATTAGTCTAAAGGATTCTTATGTGAAAGGACAAGATAAAGTGTATATATGTAACATCGTAtaactataatcatcaacttaagtttttggttaagttgATTCTTTGATATAATATTAATGACCCTCCACTTTGCCTTATTTTATGCTTAATTAGCATGCATTTCAATGTTGTTTATGTTCTTTCTTATTAATATTGTGTTTTGCTAGTTTTTGAAGGATTAACCACCTTTTCTCAAACAAAACAAGTAAGGAACAATGCGCACCTAATCCCCCAAAGGTTTTGAAGAGGGAACAGAGCTAAACCGAGAATAGAAGATAGTCTTGATAGAGCTTtatctttatattattttattatctttattttctttttattaaagtttttaTTAGTTAAATATCACCATCTTCTACTTTTattactatatatgtatatattattattaatattattattagtataattaataataataataataataataataattattattattattattattattattattattattatttttattattattttaattattagttttaatataattagaattagaatcaAGGAAGAGGGAAAGAATTAAAGCAGAAAATGAAACAGCAGCAACTCGCGGCTCGCGAGTTTAGTCGCGGCCCGCGACCTGAGCGCCCCAGCTTTATATGATTTGAAACTTGCCGCCTTCACTTTTGGGATGCGATTGGATAAAAGAAGTAGcatgattaaagaagaaatgGCGAAAATGAGAGTAATGATTTCTTCTCTTCTCCCCTTATGCAAGTAAACTTTTGTAAACAAATATAAAAGGGATGGATTGTAATAGTTTAGGAGTGGTTTTTGGAATCAAGAAACTTTAGCTGAATTTGTATTAGGGttgtaaattgaaaaaatctttaaaactcaTTATTCCTCATGCTTTTGTTGGAGATGGCCATTGTTGGTTAAGGTACTGATGCAATTATGAATAGCTCACAACTTAATAACAAAATAGAGGAGCATAATTGCATCATGACATTGATAAAGCCCATTGAACCTCCATGTGCTAAACCTAATAAACTTGCTGGTCATTGCTTGTATGAGGGAGATCATCCTCCACTTGGACTAAACATGAACATGGAATCAAGGCAAAGACAAGTAGGAACTCCAGGAAGCCTTTCAACAGACATTAGCTGAACAGAAAGCTGGTCCAACGCATTCAATTAACAGAACAAGCAGAATCTCAATCAGCCGGGCAGCTTACCTTGCGAGCCATGGAACGCTCAGCCTGGTGCACGAATGAGCGGGGAAATCCAAGGGTTGTCATCTTTGGACTGGAAATAAGAGGCCAGGACGAAGAGGTGACACAGAGGGTCCTCACACAGGCCACAACGACAGCTGCAAGGTCGGGTGTTTGCCTGCTGATCGATAAAGGCTGATAACAGAACACTTAGACTATTTCtgtgttgttttatttttcttttgttgcaCGTGTTTATAATAATAGGCACGGGGTAGTTAAGTTTGTTAAAACCCCCAACTAGCCGTTAAGAAAAGCTCTATATAAAGGGCATGCTCATTGTAACTTTCATTCAGTTGTTGATTAATAAAAAGTTCATTCAGTAATTGAGAGCAATTACAACCCTGAGTATCaactttgtgagtgaagcaaggtaGTATTCAGCCATTTTCCACGAAGGTTGAGAGAGTGAATCTCGACTTTAGTGTGAGGAGGAGGCCAGGAACCGAGTGAAGGTTCattgtctccatccacgacatagaaccattcatccgaattgttcttgtcacccttctgttttcatacaaaacagaaggtttggTTTGTTCAGCGTGTGTCAAGAGTGGTCTTGGCAACGTTCTTGAAGGCATATAGCGGGTTCTTGGATCATTCCACTCCATACTCGCATCAGGTgctcatcttgaggaaagtTAGTGTCCTCTTTTTTCATTAATTGTAAGtctttctcttttattaatACAATCATAATTGATAATCTCTTTGCTTTTGAATATGAATTCAATTGGGTTAATTGGAATGCTTAGTTGCAAATAGGTTCTCTAATTACTTATTCAAATGCTATTGAATTGGATTGCTTTGTCTAATTTGAATGTGGTAGCAACTTGAACAATTTACAAGACTTGCTTTAGTTTATAAGCTGTTTAAGAAGGATAATCATTTTGGTTGATTGTAAGTTTGCTTTAGTTTACAAATCCTTAAGTTTGTTGACTTGTTATGATGTATATTTGATGCTTTTCATTTATGCAAATATAATCACGATAAGGATACTTTTCCTTTCAACAGACTAGTTGGTTCTGCTGATTTGAGaagattgaaaattaatgtatgaATTTGGAATACTAACAAGTACTCAAGTATAGGTTTCACTTGCTTACAAACTCATAATCTTTATTAGTTGTTCTTAgttaatttaaaacaattttgCTCCTCACTACACTTAATCTCCCTATATTAGTGTTCACATCTAAGAAGATACACCTAAATTAGTCGGAGGTCCTATTTTCTCCGTGGATCAAACCTCTgcttactattatattacttagttgtattgtatttaGGAGTAGTTGCAAATTACTTTGGCAAGCATAAACGACTGTAAAAATAGCTTTGTCAaatttggcgccgttgccggggaaaGTTTAGGTGCACCCCATTTTGATTTTCGTATATCTTTTGATTGTACTATATTCTTTGTTTGTGGTTAATACCCGTGCTACTAACAAAGTTattgtactatatatatatatatatatatatatatatatatatatatatatatatatatatatatatatatatatatgtatatatatgtatatgtatatgtatgtatatatatatatatatatatatatatatatatatatatatatatatatatatatatatatatatatatatatatatatatatatatatatatatatatatatgtatatatatatatatatatatatatatgtatatatatatatatatatatatatatatatatatatatatatatatatgcatatatatatacatgtatgtatatatatatatatatatatatatatatatatatatatatatatatatatatatatatatatatatatatatatatatatatatatgtatgtatgtatgtatatatatatatatatatatatatatatatatatatatatatatatatatatatatatatatatatatatatatatatatatatatatatatgtatgtatgtatgtatgtatgtatatatatatatatatatatatatatatatatatatatatatatatatatatatgtatgtatgtatgtatgtatgtatgtatgtatgtatgtatgtatgtatgtatgtatgtatgtatgtatgtatatatatatatatatatatatatatatatatatatgtatatatatatatatatatatatatatatatatatatatatatatatatgtatatatatatatgtatatatatatatatatatatatatatgtatatatatatatatatatatatatatatatgtatatgtatatgtatatatatatatatatatatatatatatatatatatatatatatatatatatatatatatatatatatatatatatatatatatatatatatatatatatatatatatatatatatatatatatatatatatatatatatatatatatatatatatatatatataggagggATCCAATAAAGAAGGTGTTGAATAAATGAAAAGGATAAAAAGCATTCTACAGCCTTGATTtcaataagacaaaaaatcTAAGGTCAGAATTGATCATTGAGGACGCGAACTTACCACGAGTATCTTTTTTCTGAACAAAGTAAATTTCTATCTCAAAGTGATTGTTCCTTTGATGCTGAACATGATTTGTAAACTAATATATAGcactaatattattacattacACCAAAGTTCGAGTcactataaaaattattaaaaaataatcatctATTACATGAAAAAGAGAGTTACCATGCGgaattttctgttttttttttctgataagCTAAAGGAATAAGAGAACAAACTGAGAAGatctactcttgtgagagaatGTCTTTCGGTAAGACGACCGCAAAACAAAAAgccatatattaataatttgtgtgATTGAGTTGTATAACTCATATATAAGATGCATCTCACAGTAAGACCGTCTTTATAAGATGCATCTCACAGTGAGACCGTCTTCTACaagaatttataaattgagaattgacttataaatctttttttttacaaatggTTTGTGCTTTTCAACTAAAAGAAGAATTAATtctcaaatacaataacaaTTAAACACTAACAAAATTCACATTATGATGAGGGTGTTTAAACACTAACAAAATTCACATTATGACGAGGGTGTTtagcaatttttttttgctttctaattaatttttggATTTTGACTTTTTGATTGGTCAAAAAGCTAAGCAAGATTTAtgataaataacttttaagTAGCTAAAAGCTGGCttttaaataaaaaccaaaaaactatTTTGTGTAGTTTTTTTCTTGGCTTTGActcttggtttattttttttctaataaataaccatcaattaataaataatttttatcaaacaaCTTCAAAATAACTGGCTTAATTAACTAACTTAAACAACTGACTTATCAACCAACACTTTTTGTTGGTCAAACCAACCAACTTCGGCAAACAGTTCCAGCTTACGGTCATTTGCCAAACATGCTCTTTGgctttaaacaattttttaaatgaaaaattaactatTTTCCGCAATTCTTGTTTGAGACCAATTCACAATAAGATGAATAAGAGTGTATAATAGGCTATGTTTgtaaaagataattttaatattgtatgtgaatactttaagattataaataatcactttaaaactataaaataattgcttaaaataaaagtaataactTTAAGAATATAAATGATTACTTTCAAAGAATAAATATTCATTGAATTAACATAATAACTATTTTGGAAATTATTAATAGTACTTCTtaatttttgcactttatcaatggtacccttaagttttttcgattatcaaaaGTACCTTcgtgttattaagcgttttaTAACCGTAACCTTTTGTATTTATTCCGTTCGAAATcattaactttttctttttcttttatctttttatgttttaaattgaaaaataaaagaaaaataaaaaattaacagttttggacgaaaaaaattaaaaaaaattataacaagaGGATACCAGTGATAatagaaaaaacttaaaaatatcattaataaagtgaaaaaaaaacttaatagtAGGATTAATAATTTCCTTAAGTATAATCTCATCattaataatttgaattttaggTTTATTTTCCCGTAAGAGTCCCTTTAAAAGACTAAACAAAAGAAAACCAGTGGCGGCTCGCAATTGTGATTTGTGTGGGATGAATAAGACAGCAGCAATAAAACTACCAAAATTAAAGCTGTAACGTCTTATTACACTCGGAAAATCTCTTACTCCTactcctatttttatttttttcaacctAAATCATTGAAAATCCTTTTTTCAATTATAGTCCAATTTCAAACTAATTTCtcctttatttagttttttaattacaaaatttaattcACGAAAATTATAAATTACCTGTAATCCTCCAAATTGTCTGCTGTATTTTGATCTCAAATCCCATTTCttcttcctttctttttctCTATCCTTCTTCTTATTCTCTCTAGAAATCCCATTTCTCGATTCTTGAGCTTCTTTAATAATACCACCAAATTATCTAATTCCTTTTTAAATCCCAATTTGTCCTTTTTTCTTCCAAGAAATATAACTTATTTTCAATCATTTTTTCTTCACTACAGTACGCATTAgccaaataaaaatcaattttccttGCATAAAACCAAATTTCTTTCTGGgtagttttaatttttcatttttggatCTTGATTATGGATAATTTCATAACAGCTTCGCCAAGAACTGTGGATGGGGTAGTGGAAGAGATTATGAAGATGCATAAAACTCTTCCACCAAGACCAGACATTGATGAAGTTGAAGCAGCAAGAACTTTGATAAAGAATATAGAAAGAGAAGATCTTATAAAATTGGAAGCCATTAATAAGAAAACTAAAGGTCATGGAATTCCAGAAGAGCTTTACTTTGTGTACCAAGAGATGCAAAGAGCATTAGTTCACTTTCAAAGTAAAGAAGAAAAGAGGGAAGCTTTGAAATTACTTGATCTTGAAAATGCACACAATGTATTCGACGAATTGATTCAGAGAGCTTCTGATTGTGTTTCTCCTAGTTCTGATTCTGGGTATTCTTCTAATGTAGCAAAGAAGAAAGATTTGAACCTTGGAGGAACTGGGTCTGTGTTGAAATCAATTGATTTGGATGGTGCTTCTTCTTCCGGTGGTTCTAGTGGTTTTTATAAGTTAGAGATGAAGGAGAATGTAAAGAGTCAGTTGTTTACTAGAGATGATAGTTATGTGAAGAAGGTTAAACCTAGCGGTTCAACTTTTCATGTTGATGGATTTGGTAGTTCCGTTACTCCTCAAAAATTTGATTCTACTGTCAAAACACCCAATTTTTCAGGTAAATATTATGTTGGTTTTTTTCGGGTCATTAATAATGGTCTTAGTTATTGATGTTTCTTTATTGGACAATGATATATTGACTAACTTTGAGGGGTTGGGGAACTGCTTTTGTTGATTTTCATTGGTGGGTTTAGTGCCAAAGTGAAAATTATGATTTCAATGAAATTGATGATTGTTGCTATTTTGGGATTGGGGGGTTTTGTCTTTTTTGTATACAGATTTTCTTGTATTGTACATTTGAATAGTGATTTTTTCATTGTTTGTAGCTCAAGATGGTGAGAAATTGAGTTTGATTAAGCTAGCTGGGTTAATTGAAGTGACTGCCAAGAAGGGTAACAAGGAGCTAAATCTGCAAAATAAGCTGTCAGATCAAGTTGAATGGTTGCCTGATTCTATTGGGAAGTTATCAGGTTTAATCACTCTTGATTTGTCAGAAAATAGGATTGTGGCTTTACCCGTTACCATTGGAGGGCTTTTTTCACTATCCAAATTGGATTTACATTCCAATAGGCTTACCGAGCTCCCAGAAGCAATAGGGGATCTCTTGAATCTTGTTTATCTTGATCTCAGGGGAAATTTCTTGGCTAAACTTCCTCCAAGTATTGGTAGATTGGTTCGTTTAGAGGAGCTCGACTTGAGTTCAAATAGGCTATCTTCGCTTCCTGATACTGTCGGGTCTTTAGTTAGCCTTAAGAAGCTTAATCTCGAGACTAATGATCTCGATGAACTCCCTCACACGATTGGACAATGCTCGTCTCTCATGGAGCTTCATGTGGACTATAACCGTCTTAAAGCCCTCCCTGAAGCTGTAGGGAAGATTGAAACCTTAGAGGTTCTTTCTGTAAGGTATAACAACATAAGACAGTTGCCAACTACAATGTCAGCCTTGTCAAGGTTAAGAGAGCTGAATGTGAGCTTTAACGAGCTCGAATCGGTGCCTGAGAGTTTGTGTTTCGCCACTTCGCTCGTTAAGCTAAATATCAGTAACAACTTTGCTGATCTTCGCTCTCTTCCAAGGTCAATTGGCAACCTTGAGATGCTTGAAGAATTGGATATTAGTAACAACCAAATCCGCACACTGCCTGAGTCATTTCGGTTTTTGACACGACTACGAGCTCTTCATGTTGATCAAAACCCCCTCGAAGTTCCGCCAAGACATATTGCTGAAATGGGTGCTCAGGTTTGTCATCATTTTCTCATTTTCCACTCCAAATTTGGATTTTAAGATGAATAATGCCATTATTTAGTACTAATTTTGTTGTTGTGTTGTTCAGGCAGTTGTTCAGTTTATGGTTGATCTTGTGGCAAACAAGGAGGTGAAAGTACAGCCTACTAAACAGAAGAAGTCTTGGGCACAGATATGCTTCTTTTCAAAATCTAACAAAAGGAAGCGCAGTGGTGCAGATTATGTCAAGACATAATTTTGGCTTGGTATGTCAATTCATTGCTTTTACCCAAGTGTTGTTTTTTCATAGCTACAAAAGAAAGATATACTTATTAGTTTGTGATTTCATTTCtctaatcatttattattttcgtATGCAATCCATTAGGTAAATCTTTGTTTAATACCTCTAATATAACAACAATTGAAATGTCTAAAGGACTTATTTCAATCCGACACCCCACGCCAAATATTCTGAGAACAGCTAACAATGTCGAAGTCTTAATTCCAAGACTTGAGATTGGTTATTCTTGGACCAAAACAAATCTAACGCTAATCTCATATACAAGAATAATAGTAGGGGTATTCCTATCTCAACCCGAAATCCCACACCACATGAATGCTCGGTGTAAAACGACTAAAGTCCATGTCAATATGAGACTGACAACAACTAAAATGCCAAAGCCTTGGTGTGATGTAGTTCATTAaataaaccaaaacaaacagGAATTATAGTAGGGATAATTCTGTTTCAATCTGAAATCTTACACCAAATGTTCTACATGTAAATCGACTATTATACATGTTAATACCAAACCAACGATAACGACAATGCAAACGACTAGCTCCCAAAATGTAAGTTCAGTTACAAGAACCAAAACAAATCGACTCTAACATTAACACAAATAATAATACTTCTGGTTTTAATAGTTTCTACACTTTAGTTTTTCACGCTATCCAATGCACGATTTTAATcaataatatctttaatttcatataataaaaaattctaaaagcattaagatgaatcaaacaagatcctgtttgactatgttttacattacACATGGtgaaatatatatcaaataagatcagttgATGAAAAGTAGTTGCTACGGCaactgtagcaactattaaaatccGGAGGAAGTAGTAGGGAACAGGGATATTTCTTTCAccattactaacaacgaacagtatgattttgtttttgtaggTTGAAATCGGATTTCAGATACATCTCGAGATACACCAACAATTGACATGCTGGGGCATAGAGTGGGAGATTAATTGACATTGATGTAAAGAAACAAAGTTCATGTGCAAATGCTTGGTGATGGACATGGACAGAGAAGCTGAGCTGTTATGGAATCACGTGGAAAGTTAAGTTATTGTTCTTTAAATCAACAATCTCACAATGAATTGTAGTCCCCTTAACAGCCTTCACAAATTGGTGAGCTAGCTGTTGTAAACGTGCCACTGTCCTGCATTAATAGATCTTTCTTTACCAATACTGTTTTCTATGGTCGTAGTTTAATTGTATTTTTGGAGATATACAATATTGTAAAGTTTCTAAATCTGGCATATCAAAAATATGTGTAAAATTTCTAAAAGTAGAAAGAAAACAATTTACTTGGTTTGTTCAGTTTTGTTGGTTGAAATTTGCTCAAATGATGTTGGTTTGCCTGATGAATTAGGTAATTCAAATCAATATTggtgtaattattattaataataattctcATTTGCTCGAGTTTGTATATGGCTCTTTAACTCGATAGATATACCTCTTAAAACACGCATTTTAATACACATAGGTAAAATTATAAAGGAGAATTAGGTCTGGtcttagttttttatttaaggttttggttttaatttttatctaattcttttttttatcttagCCCCAACTtgttaatcaaaaaattaaacttttagAAAAAGTAAACTTATTGATATATCAAGACCATTCTAATAAGATTTACATgactttttttgttaaaagtgATTCACTACAAGGGttaagtaaaatttttaaataatataaaagtcaaattgtaattg
This region includes:
- the LOC130821015 gene encoding plant intracellular Ras-group-related LRR protein 4-like, translated to MDNFITASPRTVDGVVEEIMKMHKTLPPRPDIDEVEAARTLIKNIEREDLIKLEAINKKTKGHGIPEELYFVYQEMQRALVHFQSKEEKREALKLLDLENAHNVFDELIQRASDCVSPSSDSGYSSNVAKKKDLNLGGTGSVLKSIDLDGASSSGGSSGFYKLEMKENVKSQLFTRDDSYVKKVKPSGSTFHVDGFGSSVTPQKFDSTVKTPNFSAQDGEKLSLIKLAGLIEVTAKKGNKELNLQNKLSDQVEWLPDSIGKLSGLITLDLSENRIVALPVTIGGLFSLSKLDLHSNRLTELPEAIGDLLNLVYLDLRGNFLAKLPPSIGRLVRLEELDLSSNRLSSLPDTVGSLVSLKKLNLETNDLDELPHTIGQCSSLMELHVDYNRLKALPEAVGKIETLEVLSVRYNNIRQLPTTMSALSRLRELNVSFNELESVPESLCFATSLVKLNISNNFADLRSLPRSIGNLEMLEELDISNNQIRTLPESFRFLTRLRALHVDQNPLEVPPRHIAEMGAQAVVQFMVDLVANKEVKVQPTKQKKSWAQICFFSKSNKRKRSGADYVKT